A stretch of the Thermus thermophilus genome encodes the following:
- the hemQ gene encoding hydrogen peroxide-dependent heme synthase — protein MERHVPEPTHTLEGWHILHDFRLLDFPRWFSAPLEAREDAWEELKGLVREWRELEEAGQGSYGIYQVVGHKADLLFLNLRPGLDPLLEAEARLSRSAFARYLGRSYSFYSVVELGSQEKPLDPESPYVKPRLTPRVPKSGYVCFYPMNKRRQGQDNWYMLPAKERASLMKAHGETGRKYQGKVMQVISGAQGLDDWEWGVDLFSEDPVQFKKIVYEMRFDEVSARYGEFGPFFVGKYLDEEALRAFLGL, from the coding sequence ATGGAGCGGCACGTTCCCGAACCCACCCATACCCTCGAGGGCTGGCACATCCTCCACGACTTCCGCCTCTTGGACTTCCCCCGCTGGTTCTCCGCCCCCTTGGAGGCCCGGGAGGACGCCTGGGAGGAGCTTAAAGGCCTGGTGCGGGAGTGGCGGGAGCTGGAGGAGGCGGGCCAGGGTTCCTACGGCATCTACCAGGTGGTGGGCCACAAGGCCGACCTCCTCTTCCTCAACCTCCGCCCCGGGCTTGACCCCCTTCTGGAGGCGGAGGCCCGCCTTTCCCGCTCCGCCTTCGCCCGGTACCTGGGGCGGAGCTACAGCTTCTACTCCGTGGTGGAGCTGGGAAGCCAGGAGAAGCCTCTAGACCCCGAGTCCCCCTACGTCAAGCCCCGCCTCACCCCGAGGGTTCCCAAGTCGGGGTACGTCTGCTTCTACCCCATGAACAAGCGGCGCCAGGGCCAGGACAACTGGTACATGCTTCCGGCCAAGGAGCGGGCGAGCCTCATGAAGGCCCACGGGGAGACGGGGAGAAAGTACCAGGGAAAGGTGATGCAGGTCATCAGCGGGGCCCAGGGCCTGGACGACTGGGAGTGGGGAGTGGACCTTTTCAGCGAGGACCCCGTCCAGTTCAAGAAGATCGTCTACGAGATGCGCTTTGACGAGGTCTCCGCCCGCTACGGGGAGTTCGGCCCCTTCTTCGTGGGCAAGTACCTGGACGAGGAGGCCCTGCGGGCCTTCCTTGGGCTTTAG
- a CDS encoding mechanosensitive ion channel family protein, protein MLAALHIALTLVAVVLLGRLGARLLGRLAALTPSTRDDAFFRLLGYAWWGMVAVAGASYLSHALSLPYEPLATWGRSLVAWLGGKGVAGGAVLLATWTAYRLVPLLLQSLPLPETEGELTRQAVRAKTLRNVSESALKVAVVTVGGLFFLSNLGLNVTALLAGAGVAGLALSFAAQNLIRDFINGFFILLEDQYGVGDIVKVGDLAGVVEKFNLRLTVLRDLEGKAHFIPNSQIQQVTVFTQEWSRAVVDVGVAYKEDVDRVLAIFRDEAERFFQDPEWQDKFTNPPEVLGVQDLADSAVVIRTLFSTKPAQQWAVAREFRRRIKKRLDQEGVEIPFPHRTLYFGEPLRVVKETP, encoded by the coding sequence ATGCTGGCCGCGTTGCACATCGCCCTCACCCTGGTGGCGGTGGTCCTTTTGGGAAGGCTCGGCGCGAGGCTTTTGGGGAGGCTCGCCGCCCTCACCCCGAGCACCCGGGACGACGCCTTCTTCCGCCTCCTGGGCTACGCCTGGTGGGGGATGGTGGCCGTGGCCGGGGCAAGCTACCTGAGCCACGCCCTAAGCCTTCCCTACGAGCCCTTGGCCACCTGGGGGCGGAGCCTGGTGGCCTGGCTCGGGGGGAAGGGGGTGGCCGGCGGGGCCGTCCTCCTCGCCACCTGGACGGCCTACCGCCTGGTGCCCCTCCTCCTCCAAAGCCTCCCCTTGCCGGAAACGGAGGGAGAACTCACCCGGCAGGCGGTGCGGGCCAAGACCCTGAGGAACGTCTCCGAGTCGGCCCTGAAGGTCGCGGTGGTCACCGTGGGCGGCCTCTTCTTCCTCTCCAACCTCGGCCTCAACGTCACCGCCCTCCTCGCCGGGGCCGGGGTGGCGGGGCTTGCCTTAAGCTTCGCCGCTCAGAACCTCATCCGCGACTTCATCAACGGCTTTTTCATCCTCCTGGAGGACCAGTACGGCGTGGGGGACATCGTGAAGGTGGGGGACCTCGCCGGCGTGGTGGAGAAGTTCAACCTGCGCCTCACCGTTCTCCGCGACCTCGAGGGCAAGGCCCACTTCATCCCCAACTCCCAGATCCAGCAGGTCACCGTCTTCACCCAGGAGTGGAGCCGGGCGGTGGTGGACGTGGGGGTGGCCTACAAGGAGGACGTGGACCGCGTCCTCGCCATCTTCCGGGACGAGGCGGAGCGCTTCTTCCAGGACCCGGAGTGGCAGGACAAGTTCACGAACCCCCCAGAGGTCCTCGGCGTCCAGGACCTGGCCGACTCCGCCGTGGTCATCCGCACCCTCTTCAGCACCAAACCCGCCCAGCAGTGGGCCGTGGCCCGGGAGTTCCGCCGGCGGATCAAGAAGCGGCTGGACCAGGAGGGCGTGGAGATCCCCTTCCCCCACCGGACCCTCTACTTCGGGGAGCCCCTGCGGGTGGTTAAGGAAACGCCATGA